In Bradyrhizobium sp. 200, the sequence ACAGCCCGATGCCGGCGCTGCCGGTATCGTCGATATGCGGCAGGTCGATCACGAGGCCCGCATTGATCATCAGTTCGACCGGCTGGCCGTCCTTGGTCACGCAGGGCTTGTCGCGCAACGCGGCATACTGCGCCTGCCGCCGCGCGCGAAACCGCACCCGCTCGGCATAGGCCGATTCGATCTCGGCCGAGGGGCGTACATAGATCGAGCCCGAGGTGCCGTCGACGATGATGGCATCGCCGGGATCGGCGATGCCGGGCGCGTTCGGCACCTCGCCGACGGCGGGAATGCCGAGCGCGCGCGCCACGATCGAGACGTGGGAATTTGCGGTGCCTTCCTCCAGCACCAGGCCGCGCAGCCGTTTGCGGTCGTAGTCGAGCAGGGCCGCAGGTCCCATCGCGCGTGCGATCAGGATGGCGTTTTCGGGAAGCTGCTCGCGCGACGGCGCGTGGTCCTGCCCGACCAATTGCCGCATCAGGCGATGGCCGAGGTCTTCCAGATCATGCAGGCGGTCGCGCAAATAGGGATCGGTCGAGCGCAGCATGCGCGCGCGGGTATCGGACTGCACGCGTTCGACGGCGGCTTCGGCGGTGAGCCCGGTGGCGACCGCCTCGTGCAATTTGTGCGACCAGCCATGGTCGTTGGCGAACATCCGGTAGGCTTCCAGCACGTCGCGGTGCTCGCCGCCGTCGGCGACGTCGCCGCGCTCCAGCATGCGGTCGAGATCGGCGCGCAGCTTGGTCAGCGCCGCATCCAGCTTCTTGATTTCCTTCGGCAGGTCCTCGGCGATGTAGTTGGTGATGACGACGCGCGGCTCGTGCAGCACGACATGGCCGAGCGCGATGCCGTCGGAGAGGATCGCGCCGGTCTTGTGCAGGGAGTGCCGCGCCGCCGGCTCCGCGCCGGGTTGCGCCAGCGCCGCCAGTTCGCCGGAGGCGATCATTTCCGCCAGCACCATGGCGGTGGTCTGCAGCGCCTCGACCTCTTCCTCGACATAGGTGCGCTTGGCGCGGTTCTGGACGACCAGCACGCCGAGCGTGTTGCCGGCCCTCAGGATCGGCACGCCGAGGAACGAGTGGTAGATTTCTTCGCCGGTCTCGGGGCGGAACGAGAAGGCCGGATGGCTTTGCGCGTCCGACAGATTGAGCGGGTTCGCCTCGCTGGCGACCAGGCCGACGAGGCCCTCATGCGAGTTCAGGACCGTGCGGTGCACCGCGTCGCGGTTCAGACCTTCGGTGGCGTAGAGTTCGAGGGTGTTATCGATGCGCAGCACGTAACAGGAGCAGACCTCGGCCACCATGTTGGCCGCGATCAGCACCACGATCTTGTCCAGGCGCTCCTGCGCCGAGACCTGCTCCGCCATGGTTTCGCGGAGCCGTCTCAACAAGACGCGGGGGCCTCCCGACGCGCTCCGCATGTGCTGGTATCCTCCCCCGCAAGTCCAATCCGCCGGGTGGCCGGCGGCTGGCGTGAAACGCACGAAACACTACAATTTTATTCATTCGGCGCGGCCGCAGGCACCTGATCCCGGCCGAATCGGGATCGCCAAAACCGTGGCGCAGTTTGCGGCAACCCACCTCATAGGCCGTATAG encodes:
- the ptsP gene encoding phosphoenolpyruvate--protein phosphotransferase; protein product: MRSASGGPRVLLRRLRETMAEQVSAQERLDKIVVLIAANMVAEVCSCYVLRIDNTLELYATEGLNRDAVHRTVLNSHEGLVGLVASEANPLNLSDAQSHPAFSFRPETGEEIYHSFLGVPILRAGNTLGVLVVQNRAKRTYVEEEVEALQTTAMVLAEMIASGELAALAQPGAEPAARHSLHKTGAILSDGIALGHVVLHEPRVVITNYIAEDLPKEIKKLDAALTKLRADLDRMLERGDVADGGEHRDVLEAYRMFANDHGWSHKLHEAVATGLTAEAAVERVQSDTRARMLRSTDPYLRDRLHDLEDLGHRLMRQLVGQDHAPSREQLPENAILIARAMGPAALLDYDRKRLRGLVLEEGTANSHVSIVARALGIPAVGEVPNAPGIADPGDAIIVDGTSGSIYVRPSAEIESAYAERVRFRARRQAQYAALRDKPCVTKDGQPVELMINAGLVIDLPHIDDTGSAGIGLFRTELQFMVGQSLPRSSDQLALYRTVLDAAGTKPVTFRTLDIGGDKALPYMETVIEENPALGWRAIRLGLDRPGLLRGQIRALLRAGGGRALKIMFPMISDVAEFDQAKAIVERELTYLRQHGHALPERIDVGTMVEVPALLYQLDELLKKVDFVSVGSNDLFQFLFAVDRGNAKVSERFDTMSAPIMRALRDIVRKAQTAKKMASLCGEMASKPLGALALIALGYRSLSLSATAHGPVKAMILDLDAKKAEAVIMPLLDAPAGSVSIRQKLTEFAEREGLSL